The sequence NNNNNNNNNNNNNNNNNNNNNNNNNNNNNNNNNNNNNNNNNNNNNNNNNNNNNNNNNNNNNNNNNNNNNNNNNNNNNNNNNNNNNNNNNNNNNNNNNNNNNNNNNNNNNNNNNNNNNNNNNNNNNNNNNNNNNNNNNNNNNNNNNNNNNNNNNNNNNNNNNNNNNNNNNNNNNNNNNNNNNNNNNNNNNNNNNNNNNNNNNNNNNNNNNNNNNNNNNNNNNNNNNNNNNNNNNNNNNNNNNNNNNNNNNNNNNNNNNNNNNNNNNNNNNNNNNNNNNNNNNNNNNNNNNNNNNNNNNNNNNNNNNNNNNNNNNNNNNNNNNNNNNNNNNNNNNNNNNNNNNNNNNNNNNNNNNNNNNNNNNNNNNNNNNNNNNNNNNNNNNNNNNNNNNNNNNNNNNNNNNNNNNNNNNNNNNNNNNNNNNNNNNNNNNNNNNNNNNNNNNNNNNNNNNNNNNNNNNNNNNNNNNNNNNNNNNNNNNNNNNNNNNNNNNNNNNNNNNNNNNNNNNNNNNNNNNNNNNNNNNNNNNNNNNNNNNNNNNNNNNNNNNNNNNNNNNNNNNNNNNNNNNNNNNNNNNNNNNNNNNNNNNNNNNNNNNNNNNNNNNNNNNNNNNNNNNNNNNNNNNNNNNNNNNNNNNNNNNNNNNNNNNNNNNNNNNNNNNNNNNNNNNNNNNNNNNNNNNNNNNNNNNNNNNNNNNNNNNNNNNNNNNNNNNNNNNNNNNNNNNNNNNNNNNNNNNNNNNNNNNNNNNNNNNNNNNNNNNNNNNNNNNNNNNNNNNNNNNNNNNNNNNNNNNNNNNNNNNNNNNNNNNNNNNNNNNNNNNNNNNNNNNNNNNNNNNNNNNNNNNNNNNNNNNNNNNNNNNNNNNNNNNNNNNNNNNNNNNNNNNNNNNNNNNNNNNNNNNNNNNNNNNNNNNNNNNNNNNNNNNNNNNNNNNNNNNNNNNNNNNNNNNNNNNNNNNNNNNNNNNNNNNNNNNNNNNNNNNNNNNNNNNNNNNNNNNNNNNNNNNNNNNNNNNNNNNNNNNNNNNNNNNNNNNNNNNNNNNNNNNNNNNNNNNNNNNNNNNNNNNNNNNNNNNNNNNNNNNNNNNNNNNNNNNNNNNNNNNNNNNNNNNNNNNNNNNNNNNNNNNNNNNNNNNNNNNNNNNNNNNNNNNNNNNNNNNNNNNNNNNNNNNNNNNNNNNNNNNNNNNNNNNNNNNNNNNNNNNNNNNNNNNNNNNNNNNNNNNNNNNNNNNNNNNNNNNNNNNNNNNNNNNNNNNNNNNNNNNNNNNNNNNNNNNNNNNNNNNNNNNNNNNNNNNNNNNNNNNNNNNNNNNNNNNNNNNNNNNNNNNNNNNNNNNNNNNNNNNNNNNNNNNNNNNNNNNNNNNNNNNNNNNNNNNNNNNNNNNNNNNNNNNNNNNNNNNNNNNNNNNNNNNNNNNNNNNNNNNNNNNNNNNNNNNNNNNNNNNNNNNNNNNNNNNNNNNNNNNNNNNNNNNNNNNNNNNNNNNNNNNNNNNNNNNNNNNNNNNNNNNNNNNNNNNNNNNNNNNNNNNNNNNNNNNNNNNNNNNNNNNNNNNNNNNNNNNNNNNNNNNNNNNNNNNNNNNNNNNNNNNNNNNNNNNNNNNNNNNNNNNNNNNNNNNNNNNNNNNNNNNNNNNNNNNNNNNNNNNNNNNNNNNNNNNNNNNNNNNNNNNNNNNNNNNNNNNNNNNNNNNNNNNNNNNNNNNNNNNNNNNNNNNNNNNNNNNNNNNNNNNNNNNNNNNNNNNNNNNNNNNNNNNNNNNNNNNNNNNNNNNNNNNNNNNNNNNNNNNNNNNNNNNNNNNNNNNNNNNNNNNNNNNNNNNNNNNNNNNNNNNNNNNNNNNNNNNNNNNNNNNNNNNNNNNNNNNNNNNNNNNNNNNNNNNNNNNNNNNNNNNNNNNNNNNNNNNNNNNNNNNNNNNNNNNNNNNNNNNNNNNNNNNNNNNNNNNNNNNNNNNNNNNNNNNNNNNNNNNNNNNNNNNNNNNNNNNNNNNNNNNNNNNNNNNNNNNNNNNNNNNNNNNNNNNNNNNNNNNNNNNNNNNNNNNNNNNNNNNNNNNNNNNNNNNNNNNNNNNNNNNNNNNNNNNNNNNNNNNNNNNNNNNNNNNNNNNNNNNNNNNNNNNNNNNNNNNNNNNNNNNNNNNNNNNNNNNNNNNNNNNNNNNNNNNNNNNNNNNNNNNNNNNNNNNNNNNNNNNNNNNNNNNNNNNNNNNNNNNNNNNNNNNNNNNNNNNNNNNNNNNNNNNNNNNNNNNNNNNNNNNNNNNNNNNNNNNNNNNNNNNNNNNNNNNNNNNNNNNNNNNNNNNNNNNNNNNNNNNNNNNNNNNNNNNNNNNNNNNNNNNNNNNNNNNNNNNNNNNNNNNNNNNNNNNNNNNNNNNNNNNNNNNNNNNNNNNNNNNNNNNNNNNNNNNNNNNNNNNNNNNNNNNNNNNNNNNNNNNNNNNNNNNNNNNNNNNNNNNNNNNNNNNNNNNNNNNNNNNNNNNNNNNNNNNNNNNNNNNNNNNNNNNNNNNNNNNNNNNNNNNNNNNNNNNNNNNNNNNNNNNNNNNNNNNNNNNNNNNNNNNNNNNNNNNNNNNNNNNNNNNNNNNNNNNNNNNNNNNNNNNNNNNNNNNNNNNNNNNNNNNNNNNNNNNNNNNNNNNNNNNNNNNNNNNNNNNNNNNNNNNNNNNNNNNNNNNNNNNNNNNNNNNNNNNNNNNNNNNNNNNNNNNNNNNNNNNNNNNNNNNNNNNNNNNNNNNNNNNNNNNNNNNNNNNNNNNNNNNNNNNNNNNNNNNNNNNNNNNNNNNNNNNNNNNNNNNNNNNNNNNNNNNNNNNNNNNNNNNNNNNNNNNNNNNNNNNNNNNNNNNNNNNNNNNNNNNNNNNNNNNNNNNNNNNNNNNNNNNNNNNNNNNNNNNNNNNNNNNNNNNNNNNNNNNNNNNNNNNNNNNNNNNNNNNNNNNNNNNNNNNNNNNNNNNNNNNNNNNNNNNNNNNNNNNNNNNNNNNNNNNNNNNNNNNNNNNNNNNNNNNNNNNNNNNNNNNNNNNNNNNNNNNNNNNNNNNNNNNNNNNNNNNNNNNNNNNNNNNNNNNNNNNNNNNNNNNNNNNNNNNNNNNNNNNNNNNNNNNNNNNNNNNNatatatatatatatatatatatatatatatatatatatatatatatatatatatatatatatatatatatatatatatataaaagttataaatatatatttatttattatatactcatttatttttatatagaaatattattgtataatattttatttataaatttgtaattatttattaatatttttaaatacataactcttatattgtcacgccccggattttccatttttccgggcacgctgacagacccaccgtatacatagaaattttttctgtatacgaagcgaagctgtacatgtacctgtaatcatacaacactacaaccagtagtatagagctgctagaaaggaataaaacatatataataacagtggttcaatacatacatagtatcgggtacaaaaatactcgctccagcgaggtacaacatcagtatgtaaaaatcaaaaactacaactacctgtagttAGTACTTCTCTAGCTCTGTGACTCgtttggaagggctctaactggcAACGCTCTTGCCACTATCAGTATCAGCATTAGCAGCAGCCGcaaccgaaggctctgcaaaagattcacaactgggcgtgagaactactgcaaaaagtagtcctcagtgggtaccgccaccgacctcaacggttcacccactaagtctacagaaggtgTACTCAATGATAATAAAGGAActggaaacaatctacagctacttgccactatactatcatgatccgacactactatctgtagaataaggCAAGCTCTGACCTAATTTCACTAGAAACTGTGAACACACCTGTtccagggactgtgaatacacccgttccgcctgtcgaagctatacagctacctcgacactaagcagtccgtggaaagcaagtccaaccaggacacatcGACATCAACGCAAcggcactaagcccgactccggagtgacactcgtgggcgctacccaatcgagtatgcaagcgtgtctctgtcaagctcaatcaggctctcacaggcgatagtcaagtaaatagggtctaacaaccaaactcacgtgcgctcggcacaatctgatgcaaaagcagtaatctgggtccatcgtcaacctcaacggcatccgacagtccggaacagcctaaacactgctgtaaaaataagttcagcatcccagcacgagcgtaaatacacTCTACACTATCCTGaatatccaccgcccacaaactgcggtgatacaaacaaactacgactcctagagctaaatctggtagttttaacatatggcAGTGTAGAAGCGCCAGTTTTCTcttaagtcaaatccaagtccaacatgtattatttaactaatattcgaagctccaattcagatttaggAACACAATAAATCAACGAATCGAGCAAtgaaacatgatatacaaaaatctACTAATACATGCTAGCAATAGAACTTAAGAGAAAATCCGCAAAAATTCGGTAAGCATCActttaacccacctctagctctaatccacgGCAGCGAGGAGTCGCCGGAATCCCTGCCAAGCTTAGCCACAACCAGCAACAAGCCTCTCTAAGGATTTAAACAACAAAATCCATCAATAATCCAAAATTCAGCACTAAAGCTCAAATTCACATCAATCTCAGTGTCGATTTCACCTTCCGATCTCCAAATTAGGTGAGAAAAGGTCCCAAAACTAGTGAGCTATGATGGAGTATCACCCTCAGGTCCAAAACCCAACATCCTCCAAAGATCTAAACACAAAAgcatccaaaattgcatcaacactctcaaatttcagcacttaagcttaaaccTTCAATTCCAATttcaaaactcacctatcaaTCCCCAAATCCACAATTCTGCTGAAGAACACACTCAAAACTAGCAGGGGGAGGTAGTGCAACTTCCTCTGGTCGAAAATCCAACTCTCTCCAAGAATTGGTCCAAAAACAATCAAAGAAAACTCAAATTCAGGACCAAAACACCAGCAGCTCAGTAAAACACGAAATTGACTATACAAACCTCAATCAATTTCTGTCAAACAGGGTTCCACAAAATCTTTAGGAAGTTAGCTAACCACCAACCAAGTTTCACAGCAATCcaaccttcctacgtcgcacacgagccaaaacgccgaaggtcgctgcaGGAATTCTGCTAAACAGCACTGCTCAAGGTGGAAATTGTAGAATTTGGGATAATTTAAGGGACTTAGATGCAAAATGGGGCTTCCCGatgaagaagggaggaaaagagctcaCAGGGGTTGAGTTCCATCTATTTACAGGGAGTTAGAGTGGTCAAATAAGCCCCAGGAACAAAAGCTGCTAACCTGAGATCCCAGCAGAAACAACCACTTTCGAGCGTCCAGAACCCCTTTCTaggcgtccgaaacctccaggctacACAATCGCTCCCCTTCAGTTCCTCTGCCCGCGATGTGTTGCGCCCAAATCCTGTttcggcggacctcacctaccaccagccacgtgtcaacgCAAACGATATTCACGAAGTAATTTTTTGGACCctcttctgggcgcccgaaactaggatccgaattgacttccagttctgctcagttcAACACTCGAGTTCTGGGTGACCCAAACCCTGTTCTCGGTGctcgaaactggcaaaactccagttttgctcctTTGAGTGCGCCAAATCCATTTCtacatccatttcgtgcagaaacaaCTCCGACTCAATCCGACGCTcaccagatgtgtcgaccagtcattaatactgtagccaatcttatccaaacctcaggaatactacatatatattatataatatatttattataattttaaatatatttaatctttatataaaaattataataataaattaattattatataataataatatatataataaaaaaatatattaaataggttTCTATctgcttttcttttcctttcaaccaaacaactatcatcgaaaactatttttcttttcctacaaatcaaacactaaaCTACGTAAAAAATTTTtccactgaaatttttttttttacagttttacgtcaaaccaaacagccccaaACCCATTCTGGCTAAAGAAAATTATTTGGTGCCGTGAAAGATGTGGTGTCATAGAATTTGGTCCTACGGGGGTGAGTTAAAAGGTAAGACTAAATTAATCTtagaatattcaaaaattaGCTAGATTTATTCTATTGTTATTTAGTTATAGATATTAACTTTTAGTTTGAAATTGTGTTGGGTATTTTCATAATTATCTGGAGTtggttgtattttttttattatctaaagTGCATGATTTATACACTATAAATAGAGACGGATGCTACAGGTGCAAGTTAATTTGCTGCAATTTTCAATTAATTATCCTCCACCTAAATAAAGTTCTTTCTTTTCATGTattctatattaattttttcttgctCTCTAAATACGGGCATAAGAAATAAATGCTGATTTATCAGATTATTGGAATTTTATGACCTAATTATTTATTAGGGGTAAATTAGTAATGTTATGCTTACAAACAAACTCCATGTCATTTTGCAAATTTCACAATTgttagttgatttttttttttatcttgtaAATTATATCTATGTCCTTATATGATTAGCATCTTTTTGCCAATTAATCAATTATGGCATGGAGAAATTGTTTGTaagcatatataatattactcTAGGTAAAAAGTAAAACTTTGTTGACAaacattttgtaatttttgtccGCGTGCATGATCTTATTAGGACAGATTGGAAATGAAAGATTTGAAACATAGTAAATTCACAAGATATATACAAAACTAAAGGTAGCTAATTAAGAAACCTTAGTCCATAGTGTGAGAAATTTGACTCAAAACCTTAGCATGCTCCCCAATCAAGGACACAAACACATCTACTCCCCCACCCTCACCCAGACCAGGAATGAATACAACCAACCCATCCGCAGGCACCCAAGCCGGGATAAAACCGCATAAACGTCCACCCCCACCACCGAAGTCCACTTTGTGGAACTCAAACCCTAACCAGCTATCCGCCTCCACCGCCGGCGACAGCACGTTCCCTTCCAACGCGTACACTGGCTGGAGCTCCTCGTCGCCATGAATCGCCCCGAAATCGATAAATGACTGGAAGTAGTGGTCGTCGATCTTTTGTATCCCTTCGTGGACAATCTGTGCCGCCTCTGAGAGCCCTCCTTCAATCAAAAGCTTCACTTTCGCCCCAGGAAGCGCCACTAGTACAACATTACCTATTATAAAGAATATTTACATGATATCAAAAGTGGCTATACTATATTCGAATTCCACCAGGCTCTCTTATATAATACTGCAGTAACGCCCAATAGCACTATATCGGATGGAAAAAGAATTCTGATTACGAATATAAGAGACTATgtaccctaataataataactgatcgagtttaaaattttgggtCTATAGtttgagcccaacgagttattaattattactaaCGAGTTGAATCATTATAAATGGTATAAGAGTCAAATACCAGCTAccacgggtttggtgggagccaaattctatttatttttttctatttaacttCCACATATTGCCAAACTTAAAGGAGTTTCTAGTCTTGACGTTGAGGACAACATTTGAATACAATCTTTAAGACAAAATATAGTTATTTCGCATTACCGAAGAACTCATCTGGCAACGGTGGCTGTAGGCGCCTTCTGCCATTCACCGATATCCTTATTGTAGCGTATTCTTGCTCTGCAAGACCGCGAGCTATTGTAATCTTTCTCCATAGGTACGCCGATAGAGTCTCAAAGGTGGTGTACTTCCTATTCAACTCGGCCTTCAGCTTTGCTATGTACTCCAAAGGATAGCGCAACACAATGTTCGCTATGTCACTTGGATTAATATTTCTTTCGCTTAAGGATAAGCCATCTTGATTTGGACAAAGAGGCAAGAACTCAAACCCTCGGTGTGGGAACTCGTACTTTGGTGGGCTACGCGGCTTGAGTAGCGATCGATCGAAGACTGGGGGCTTCTCGATTGCCAATCCACGGACTGCCCGCCCCCATGCGACAAAAAAGGTGCTCATAGACTGGCCGTCGGCCACTTGGTGGTGAAAAGTCATCGCGATCACAAGCCCGCCACACTTGAAACGGTTGAGTTGGACTTGGAACAGGTGTTCAGGTTCTTCAGTAAGGGGGTGCAGTAGCTTGAAGTGCCGTGATGGCTCGAAAGGGAGGTGGTCCAGTAAATTCGAGGCCACCGCAGCTTCTAGTAGCAGCGCGCCCCCGCCTTCGCCTCCGATAACAAGGCATGGTCGTCGAGAGTGCTCGCGACCGTCGCTAAGTTGCGCAGTTAGTGCCGGGAAGTGAACCAGTGTTCTTTTCAAGCCATCTATGAGGGATTCGTTTGATGCAATTGGAGGGACGAAGGCAAAGAGCATGACGATGTGAATGTTCGATGTGAAGCGGTCAAAGACGGAGAGGGGAACTTCGGACGAAACGGCGGTCGGATCACTATGAGATATGATGGTAGTCCTTTGCACTTGGACCTCCATTGATAGTTTAATTAAGTCTCCTTTGGTTGAGGATGGAGGAGCaagtatagatagatagatagagagagagagagagttgtgagGGTTGCGTACAGGAGATGATACCTCCACATGCTAACACGTAGGGCATAAGTGTTTGGCTGAATGTGCAAGGAAAAGTTCAAAGAGGTTTGAATGGTGCATCTTACTTTGAATAAAATCAATCAATTGTAATATTgtgttaattatattattattattatattattattattattttatattcataaaaggAAAGAAAGTGAGATGCACGGGTTGTATTAAGTTTTAGCCCTCTCTAGTTTATTAGAGAGCCATTCAGTAACCAAAGTTAAACTTGTCTAAGAGGGTGTCGGTTTCTTTGAGAATTAAGtgtgaacattttttttccaaacaaattaagattttcacaaatttttttaaaagaattttatcCGTTTGATTCTAACAAAAattggtttttttaaaaatttatttttcaaatttcatggcaaaaattaatatttttgtttttcaatttttttagaaaaacgaaaatattagtttttcacaaaatttgaaaagaagctttttccaaaaaaaataattttttttggaatcaaacgaacgaaaaactaaaaaaaaagtagtttttttttatagaaactctttttaacattttttttcagaaaaccAAAGAGTCCCCTAAAGGAAGGTAGGTTTGGAGTAGGAATTATCACTCTTTAATTAAGTACTAGCTCATACATGAATTAAGACATTGGAAAACTATTACTTTATGAAAACTTAATCCTAGTCAGATGGTAATTTAAAATTAGCTACAAGGGTAATGGTAGAATAGAAAAAGAGTGAACTGCATGTGCTGCTATTTCATTGTGCTAGCTGTTCATCTGAGGCAAATTCTATCTCGCATG is a genomic window of Ananas comosus cultivar F153 linkage group 13, ASM154086v1, whole genome shotgun sequence containing:
- the LOC109719710 gene encoding tryptamine hydroxycinnamoyltransferase 1-like; translation: MEVQVQRTTIISHSDPTAVSSEVPLSVFDRFTSNIHIVMLFAFVPPIASNESLIDGLKRTLVHFPALTAQLSDGREHSRRPCLVIGGEGGGALLLEAAVASNLLDHLPFEPSRHFKLLHPLTEEPEHLFQVQLNRFKCGGLVIAMTFHHQVADGQSMSTFFVAWGRAVRGLAIEKPPVFDRSLLKPRSPPKYEFPHRGFEFLPLCPNQDGLSLSERNINPSDIANIVLRYPLEYIAKLKAELNRKYTTFETLSAYLWRKITIARGLAEQEYATIRISVNGRRRLQPPLPDEFFGNVVLVALPGAKVKLLIEGGLSEAAQIVHEGIQKIDDHYFQSFIDFGAIHGDEELQPVYALEGNVLSPAVEADSWLGFEFHKVDFGGGGGRLCGFIPAWVPADGLVVFIPGLGEGGGVDVFVSLIGEHAKVLSQISHTMD